One stretch of Mangifera indica cultivar Alphonso chromosome 9, CATAS_Mindica_2.1, whole genome shotgun sequence DNA includes these proteins:
- the LOC123225527 gene encoding two-component response regulator-like APRR3: MCYEQKDVRNGVAGEGQGLGSSEEDESRVDDAATNTNNGPVGTIQVHDGFQISQQQPPQVSVICWERFLPIRSLKVLLVESDDSTRHVVSALLRNCSYEVTPVANGLQAWKILEDLSNQIDIVLTEVVMPILSGIGLLSKIMMHKTRKNIPVIMMSSQDSMGIVFKCLSKGAVDFLVKPIRKNELKNLWQHVWRRCHSSSDSGSESGTQTRKSEKSKSNEESENNNSSGDEQDNGYNGLNIRDGSDNGSGTQSSWTKKAAEVNSPQSLSPSYQLADAPDSICAQVIHTKPESFSNGWVHVSETKDGHEQDEQLDDVAIGKDFEIGESKIPEKLFTNETSKRHSKFSEVDNRLFDNGQLEHDNESIYGKWKDQAAAVISTNANHTNPQAEGSGFDAVNGTSDISCVKDKVTGDCGELPSLELTLKRVRGVEDGRSAANDDCNVLRHSDFSAFSKYNTASSANQAPTGNAGSCSPLDNVSVAMKLETMQNFPPHSTGTPLNQQSNGSNNKNDMASTAKYDTSKPEALNDNSESISAFKPFHSSAFPSLQNGGIYSSQQVLSEKADDMGVSMIRAQLRGTHHLVHVQNHQHHHRHYHPRDHKVQHHQSQQDQDDLSIKNMAAAALQCGSSNVFGGTTETNVGNYSVNGSASGSNHGSNVQNGSSTALIAGTTNLESDNGAAGKSGVSGNVVDEERVAQREAALTKFRLKRKERCFGKRVRYHSRKKLAEQRPRVRGQFVRQTASDTKGGKDCSSNDVTSEDYSGDNLR; the protein is encoded by the exons ATGTGTTACGAGCAAAAAGATGTCAGGAATGGTGTGGCCGGTGAAGGCCAAGGTTTGGGCTCATCTGAAGAAGATGAGTCGAGGGTTGATGATGCAGCTACAAACACAAATAATGGACCTGTAGGGACAATTCAGGTCCATGATGGGTTCCAGATATCACAACAACAACCTCCTCAAGTTTCTGTGATTTGTTGGGAGAGGTTCTTGCCTATTAGGTCCTTGAAGGTTCTTCTAGTGGAAAGTGATGATTCAACTCGTCATGTTGTCAGTGCTTTGTTGCGGAATTGTAGTTATGAAG TTACTCCTGTTGCAAACGGCCTTCAAGCATGGAAGATTCTTGAAGATCTTTCTAATCAGATTGACATTGTTCTAACAGAGGTCGTCATGCCCATTTTATCAGGAATTGGTCTTCTTTCCAAAATTATGATGCACAAAACAAGAAAGAACATTCCAGTAATAA TGATGTCATCTCAAGATTCTATGGGCATAGTATTTAAGTGTTTGTCAAAAGGTGCAGTTGACTTTCTTGTGAAACCGATTAGGAAGAATGAACTTAAGAACCTCTGGCAACATGTTTGGAGGAGATGCCATAGT TCTAGTGATAGCGGGAGTGAAAGTGGGACGCAGACCAGAAAATCAGAAAAATCGAAAAGTAATGAGGAGTCTGAAAACAATAACAGCAGTGGTGATGAGCAAGATAATGGGTATAATGGTCTGAATATTCGGGATGGAAGTGATAATGGGAGTGGCACTCAG AGTTCTTGGACGAAAAAGGCAGCTGAAGTTAATAGCCCTCAATCACTATCACCTTCATATCAGTTGGCTGATGCTCCTGATAGCATTTGTGCCCAGGTGATCCATACTAAGCCTGAATCATTTAGCAACGGATGGGTGCATGTTAGTGAAACAAAAGATGGCCATGAACAGGATGAACAACTTg ATGATGTTGCAATTGGCAAAGACTTTGAAATAGGAGAATCTAAAATCCCAGAGAAGTTATTCACCAATGAAACTAGCAAAAGACACAGTAAATTTTCTGAAGTAGATAATAGACTATTTGACAACGGACAACTGGAGCATGACAATGAAAGTATATATGGAAAATGGAAGGACCAAGCTGCTGCTGTCATTAGTACAAATGCCAATCATACGAATCCACAGGCCGAAGGAAGCGGCTTTGATGCTGTAAACGGCACTTCTGACATCTCATGTGTCAAAGACAAAGTAACTGGTGATTGTGGAGAACTGCCATCTCTTGAACTAACTCTGAAAAGGGTGCGAGGAGTGGAAGACGGTCGAAGTGCTGCAAATGATGACTGCAATGTTCTGAGACATTCAGATTTTTCAGCTTTCTCAAA ATACAATACCGCATCTTCTGCAAATCAG GCCCCCACAGGGAATGCAGGAAGCTGTTCTCCACTAGATAATGTTTCTGTTGCAATGAAGTTGGAAACAATGCAAAATTTTCCACCCCATTCAACTGGCACTCCTCTAAATCAACAGTCCAACGGAAGTAATAACAAGAATGACATGGCCTCTACTGCTAAATATGATACCTCCAAACCAGAAGCTTTGAACGATAATTCAGAGTCTATTTCAGCATTCAAACCTTTTCACTCCTCTGCCTTCCCATCTTTGCAGAATGGTGGGATTTATTCCTCTCAACAAGTGTTATCTGAGAAAGCAGATGATATGGGAGTTAGTATGATTCGAGCTCAACTGAGAGGGACTCACCATTTGGTCCACGTTCAGAATCACCAGCACCACCACCGTCATTATCATCCGCGTGATCATAAAGTGCAGCACCATCAATCACAGCAAGATCAGGACGATCTATCAATCAAGAATATGGCAGCTGCAGCTCTGCAGTGTGGTTCATCAAATGTATTCGGAGGTACCACCGAAACTAATGTAGGAAACTATAGTGTGAATGGCAGTGCCTCAGGAAGTAACCATGGCAGCAATGTTCAAAATGGAAGCAGCACTGCATTGATTGCTGGAACAACAAACTTGGAGAGTGACAATGGGGCAGCTGGAAAAAGTGGAGTCAGTGGGAATGTTGTCGATGAGGAACGAGTTGCTCAGAGAGAGGCTGCCTTGACTAAATTTCgtctgaaaagaaaagaaagatgttTCGGGAAGAGG GTCCGATATCATAGTAGGAAAAAATTAGCAGAACAACGGCCTCGTGTCAGGGGACAATTTGTTCGGCAAACAGC GTCTGATACCAAAGGAGGAAAAGATTGTTCGAGCAATGACGTCACCTCAGAAGACTATTCTGGAGATAACCTTAGATGA
- the LOC123225720 gene encoding enoyl-[acyl-carrier-protein] reductase, mitochondrial-like, with translation MALAKSIAMKAFSKSAESFGLKWAFCRGAQAHRIRAFSALMSPPSKAVVYEREGPPDTVTKVVELPPVELKQNDVCVKMLAAPINPSDINRIQGVYPLRPQVPAVGGYEGVGEVYAVGSAVAGLSTGDWVIPSPPSSGTWQTYVVKDQSIWHKINKDSPTEYAATITVNPLTALRMLEDFTTLNSGDSIVQNGATSVVGQCIIQIAKFRGIHSINIIRDRPGSDEAKEKLKKLGADEVFTESQLEVKNVKSLLANLPEPALGFNCVGGNSASLVLKFLRQGGSMVTYGGMSKKPVTVSTSSFIFKDISLKGFWLQKWLSSDKATECRNMIDYLLCLVREGKLKYEMELVPFEKFQIALDKSLGSQGSQPKQVLKF, from the exons ATGGCGTTGGCAAAATCAATTGCTATGAAAGCTTTCAGCAAATCGGCAGAAAGTTTCGGTCTCAAATGGGCGTTTTGTCGCGGTGCCCAAGCCCATCGTATTCGAGCCTTCTCGGCTCTTATGTCGCCGCCGTCCAAGGCCGTTGTGTACGAGCGCGAGGGCCCACCCGACACCGTCACAAA AGTTGTAGAGTTACCGCCGGTTGAACTGAAACAGAATGACGTGTGCGTTAAAATGTTGGCTGCTCCAATAAATCCTTCTGATATCAACCGCATACAAG GAGTGTACCCACTGAGACCACAAGTACCAGCTGTGGGAGGATATGAGGGTGTTGGAGAAGTGTATGCAGTAGGCTCTGCAGTTGCAGGTTTATCTACTGGTGATTGGGTCATTCCATCACCACCGTCTTCTG GGACATGGCAGACTTACGTTGTCAAAGACCAGAGTATCTGGCACAAAATTAATAAGGATTCACCTACGGAATATGCTGCGACAATTACTGTTAATCCCTTGACTGCATTAAGGATGCTTGAAGACTTCACAACTCTAAATTCTG GAGATTCTATTGTGCAAAATGGTGCTACAAGCGTTGTGGGGCAGTGCATAATTCAGATTGCAAAATTTCGTGGCATCCATAGCATTAATATCATTAGGGACAG GCCAGGATCAGATGAAGCGAAGGAAAAGCTTAAAAAACTTGGGGCAGATGAAGTTTTTACCGAGAGCCAACTGGAAGTGAAGAATGTCAAGAGTCTCCTG GCTAATTTACCTGAACCTGCATTGGGATTCAACTGTGTTGGGGGCAATTCTGCTTCTTTGGTTCTCAAATTCTTGAG ACAGGGAGGAAGTATGGTAACTTATGGTGGAATGTCAAAGAAACCTGTCACCGTATCAACATCATCCTTCATTTTTAAG GATATTTCCTTGAAGGGCTTCTGGTTGCAGAAATGGCTGAGTTCAGATAAAGCGACAGAGTGCAGAAATATGATAGATTATTTACTGTGCCTCGTACGGGAAGGGAAGTTAAAATATGA GATGGAATTGGTTCCTTTTGAAAAGTTTCAGATTGCTTTGGACAAATCACTCGGATCACAGGGTAGCCAACCTAAACAAGTACTCAAGTTTTAG
- the LOC123225721 gene encoding mitogen-activated protein kinase homolog NTF6-like produces MENEFAVKGEREMSMCGSRYVQYNILGNLFQVSSKYVPPIQPVGRGAYGIICSATNSETKEPVAIKKITNAFDNIIDAKRTLREIKLLGHMDHDNIIKIKDIIPPMDKEKFNDVYIVCELMDTDLHQIIRSSQVLTDDHCQYFLYQLLRGLKYIHSANVLHRDLKPSNLLLDADCDLKICDFGLARTTSETDFMTEYVVTRWYRAPELLLNCPAYTAAIDIWSVGCILMEIIRREPLFPGKDYVQQLKLITELLGSPDDSDLGFVRSDNARKYVKQLPHVPKQPFSQKFPSVSPLAIDLAEKMLVFDPAKRITVEEALNHAYLSSLHEINEEPTCPYPFMFDFEQTTLNERDIKELVFRECMKFNPDMMLE; encoded by the exons ATGGAGAACGAATTTGCTgtaaaaggagagagagaaatgtCAATGTGTGGAAGCAGATATGTGCAGTACAACATCCTCGGAAACCTTTTCCAAGTCTCTTCTAAGTATGTTCCTCCAATTCAGCCCGTCGGTCGCGGCGCATACGGCATCATTTg TAGTGCAACAAATTCTGAGACAAAAGAACCGGTTGCTATAAAAAAGATTACGAATGCATTTGATAACATAATTGATGCTAAGAGAACTCTGCGCGAGATCAAACTCCTAGGCCACATGGATCATGACAAT ATTATCAAGATCAAGGACATAATTCCGCCGATGGATAAGGAAAAGTTCAATGATGTTTATATTGTTTGTGAACTGATGGATACTGACCTACATCAGATAATTCGCTCTAGCCAAGTTTTAACTGATGATCACTGTCAG TATTTCCTGTACCAACTATTGCGGGGACTGAAATACATACACTCTGCAAATGTATTGCATCGGGATTTAAAGCCAAGCAACCTGCTTCTTGATGCAGACTGTGATCTCAAAATTTGTGACTTTGGGCTTGCAAGGACCACTTCAGAGACAGATTTCATGACTGAGTATGTAGTCACCAGATGGTATCGAGCCCCTGAATTGCTGCTGAACTGTCCCGCGTATACTGCAGCAATTGATATTTGGTCTGTTGGTTGCATTCTCATGGAGATTATAAGGAGGGAGCCTCTTTTTCCTGGTAAAGATTATGTTCAGCAGTTGAAACTTATAACTGAG CTGCTAGGTTCACCAGATGATTCAGATCTTGGATTCGTAAGAAGTGATAATGCTCGGAAGTATGTCAAGCAGCTTCCACATGTACCCAAGCAACCCTTTTCTCAGAAGTTCCCAAGCGTGTCTCCACTGGCAATTGATCTTGCTGAGAAAATGCTAGTTTTTGATCCAGCCAAACGGATAACTG TTGAGGAAGCATTGAATCATGCGTATCTATCAAGTCTTCATGAGATCAACGAAGAGCCCACTTGCCCGTATCCTTTCATGTTTGACTTTGAACAGACAACCTTGAATGAAAGAGATATAAAAGAACTCGTATTTAGAGAGTGTATGAAGTTCAACCCTGATATGATGCTTGAGTGA